One Mugil cephalus isolate CIBA_MC_2020 chromosome 10, CIBA_Mcephalus_1.1, whole genome shotgun sequence genomic window carries:
- the LOC125015374 gene encoding mannose-binding protein C-like yields MNLCLLLFIFYLMVPTGYNQVPGTAGPPGPIGPPGPPGPPGPPGEPGRSGRPGLPGPPGPPGQPGQPGQPGQPGEPGRPGRPGDLGPPGQPGQQGFPGQPGTPGSPGQSGPPGPVVMCGRDSCGSNNCDIQSLQKTIANLDLAINFDFVRKVNQKYFVSNKERGSFSKAVEFCSQQGLELALPKNEEENSILTQVFDNVNKVVWINVNNKKAGKVKADMKNRPLTFTKWEEGQPDKSMGDTGCTMLTENGLWRLTRECSLDAYIVCQF; encoded by the exons ATGAATCTCTGTCTCCTGCTCTTCATCTTCTACCTCATGGTGCCTACTGGATACAATCAGGTTCCAGGTACTGCTGGTCCACCAGGACCAATAGGACCACCAGGACCACCAGGACCACCAGGACCACCAGGAGAACCAGGACGATCAGGACGACCAGGACTACCAGGACCACCAGGACCACCAGGACAACCAGGACAACCAGGACAACCAGGACAACCAGGAGAACCAGGACGACCAGGACGACCAGGAGATCTAGGACCACCAGGACAACCAGGACAACAGGGGTTTCCAG GGCAACCAGGAACACCTGGATCACCTGGACAATCTGGACCACCTGGACCAGTTGTAATGTGTGGACGAG ACTCCTGTGGTTCTAATAACTGTGACATTCAATCCTTACAGAAGACCATTGCTAATTTAGACCTTG CTATAAACTTTGACTTTGTCCGGAAAGTCAATCAGAAATACTTTGTGTCCAACAAAGAGAGAGGCTCTTTCTCCAAGGCTGTAGAGTTCTGCTCCCAACAAGGCTTAGAGCTGGCTCTGCCCAAAAACGAAGAGGAGAACAGCATACTGACTCAAGTGTTTGACAATGTCAACAAAGTGGTCTGGATCAACGTCAACAATAAAAAGGCAGGGAAGGTTAAGGCTGATATGAAAAACCGACCTCTGACCTTCACCAAGTGGGAAGAAGGACAGCCAGACAAATCCATGGGGGATACAGGCTGCACCATGTTGACAGAAAACGGCCTCTGGAGACTGACACGTGAATGTTCCCTGGATGCTTACATCGTTTGTCAGTTCTAG
- the LOC125015114 gene encoding uncharacterized protein LOC125015114 yields MLVPFIRSESRLYLRRTLRSFEVQSALLRSFCSVVASVIYDGVSCWGSILASHTLKKKKNKSLKFSLIYWLTSTEIVPTPSKENYKKKSTHTTGSSEILAYLSLLQTTSELRVMNLQNYPTAPVLPAPSTVQYTTVNVIAEPPRDHIIWSIFSLVYSNPFCLGLAALIFSVKARDRKMAGDVEGARHYGSTARCLNISAMIITSLMVLITIITVVISVQRVAYYNGNYNYKGNTRYNWYG; encoded by the exons ATGCTGGTGCCTTTTATAAGAAGTGAGAGCAGGCTTTACCTGCGAAGGACACTTAGATCCTTTGAAGTGCAGAGTGCACTCCTGAGGTCTTTCTGCTCTGTGGTCGCATCAGTTATATACGATGGTGTGAGCTGCTGGGGCAGCATCTTAGCATCCCataccctaaaaaaaaaaaaaaacaaatctttaaagTTCTCACTCATCTATTGGTTGACTTCCACTGAGATTGTGCCAACCCCCTCaaaagaaaattataaaaagaaaTCCACACACACGACAGGAAGCTCTGAAATTCTCGCCTATCTGTCTCTCCTCCAAACTACATCTGAGCTGAGAGTCATGAATCTCCAAAATTACCCAACTGCACCTGTTCTGCCTGCACCGTCCACAGTTCAGTACACCACCGTGAATGTTATTGCTGAGCCCCCTAGGGACCACATCATCTGGTCCATCTTCTCCTTGGTCTACTCAAACCCGTTCTGCCTCGGACTGGCTGCTCTCATCTTCTCTGTCAAG GCAAGAGACCGGAAGATGGCTGGAGATGTGGAAGGTGCCCGACACTACGGCTCCACTGCTCGCTGCCTCAACATCAGCGCCATGATCATAACTTCCCTTATGGTCCTGATTACCATTATTACAGTGGTCATATCTGTACAGCGTGTTGCGTATTATAATGGTAACTATAACTATAAAGGCAATACTCGTTATAATTGGTACGGGTAA